A genomic window from Candidatus Lokiarchaeota archaeon includes:
- a CDS encoding radical SAM protein translates to MTQMAFRERNIVRKNAQKVDVLFGYCYPSTYRTGMTSLSTHLFYTLLNGREDTSCERYFRYDVPSASFSLESGRPLKENHVVGFSLTYEENITEILEMLARGQIPLLAKNRRGEDPIVLVGGAVVTSNPEPYRDFVDAFVIGEGDEVIHDIIEAVRNANSRNEAIDNLADIEGLYVPSTAPAVVRRIQIEDLDSSPYPEAQIIPNVADGSKYEPIFGKAFLLETSRGCGHACGFCLIGHLCRPRRIRSLNVLQRLVERGLEKTPVRKIALIASSLGERDNVEELTSWIVSQGLNLSVPSLRADAVNPNLLSAVVAGGQRTLTIAPETGSEELRQQIGKGLTDNEIFRAISLAEEAGFTSVKLYFIVGLPHETEQDVEAIVRLVKNIADDSRIEIKVNVNPFVPKAGTRYQRDPQPTLDILRKKTGAVTNGLNRIPNVVCTTLDVRAARIQAALSLGDQNLSEVIRLATKYGGYGGWRRAEAESGIEFFSVANDAERLKGDLPWSFIKS, encoded by the coding sequence ATGACGCAAATGGCATTCAGAGAACGGAACATAGTCAGGAAGAATGCCCAAAAAGTAGATGTCCTGTTCGGGTATTGCTATCCTTCCACCTACAGAACAGGTATGACTAGTCTATCGACCCACTTGTTCTATACATTACTCAATGGTCGGGAAGATACATCTTGCGAGAGATATTTCCGTTATGATGTGCCATCTGCCTCTTTTTCGCTGGAAAGCGGTCGACCACTTAAGGAAAACCATGTAGTAGGTTTCTCCCTAACATATGAAGAAAACATCACTGAGATTCTTGAGATGTTGGCACGTGGACAGATTCCATTGCTTGCCAAGAATCGGCGGGGAGAGGATCCAATTGTGCTAGTGGGCGGGGCGGTCGTAACGTCAAATCCTGAACCATATCGCGATTTTGTGGATGCTTTTGTTATTGGTGAAGGGGATGAAGTAATACATGATATTATCGAAGCCGTAAGAAATGCCAATTCACGAAACGAAGCTATCGATAACCTTGCAGATATAGAAGGACTATATGTGCCCAGCACCGCACCGGCAGTAGTCAGGCGCATACAAATCGAAGATCTTGATAGTTCGCCATATCCCGAAGCACAGATTATACCGAATGTCGCAGATGGTTCTAAGTATGAGCCAATATTCGGAAAAGCATTCCTTTTGGAAACTTCAAGAGGGTGTGGCCATGCTTGTGGGTTTTGCCTGATTGGTCATCTATGTCGTCCCAGACGTATCCGCTCACTTAATGTACTCCAGAGGTTAGTGGAAAGGGGATTAGAAAAAACGCCAGTGAGAAAAATTGCACTGATAGCATCCTCACTCGGGGAGCGGGATAATGTGGAGGAGCTCACATCGTGGATTGTCTCACAAGGACTGAATCTCTCTGTTCCATCCCTTCGCGCCGATGCTGTGAACCCGAATCTGCTTTCTGCAGTTGTAGCTGGTGGGCAACGGACCCTTACCATTGCCCCTGAAACGGGATCCGAAGAACTCAGGCAACAGATTGGGAAAGGACTTACTGATAATGAGATATTCAGGGCGATATCATTGGCTGAAGAGGCAGGCTTCACTTCGGTCAAACTCTATTTCATTGTAGGATTACCACATGAAACAGAACAGGATGTTGAAGCAATTGTTCGGCTAGTCAAGAACATAGCAGACGATTCACGAATTGAAATCAAGGTAAATGTGAACCCATTTGTGCCGAAAGCTGGAACAAGATATCAGCGAGATCCACAACCTACGCTGGACATACTTCGAAAGAAGACCGGAGCCGTAACCAACGGCCTCAATCGAATTCCTAATGTAGTATGTACGACACTCGATGTGAGAGCTGCACGCATACAAGCAGCACTCTCGTTAGGCGATCAAAATCTTTCAGAAGTTATTCGACTTGCCACAAAATATGGGGGGTACGGAGGGTGGAGACGAGCCGAGGCAGAAAGCGGGATTGAATTCTTCTCTGTGGCGAATGACGCAGAACGGCTCAAGGGAGACTTGCCTTGGTCATTCATCAAATCATGA
- a CDS encoding DUF2095 domain-containing protein, with translation MSDKDDFAKNYPALDREMKDGNMKKMKIDGVSGKPNQEERKREQTFLPDIADYIRRCDTTEEAFEIVDYMLKRGKINQTEAKEIKNAIKQKGLRVFGEKKEEGHYLHHGIDS, from the coding sequence ATGTCTGACAAAGATGATTTCGCCAAGAACTATCCTGCGCTTGACAGAGAGATGAAAGATGGTAATATGAAGAAAATGAAAATCGATGGTGTTAGTGGAAAACCGAACCAAGAAGAGAGAAAGCGGGAACAAACATTTCTTCCAGATATAGCAGACTACATACGAAGATGCGATACAACTGAAGAGGCTTTTGAGATTGTGGATTACATGCTCAAGCGCGGCAAAATTAATCAAACAGAAGCAAAAGAAATCAAGAACGCCATCAAACAAAAAGGTCTCCGTGTTTTTGGTGAGAAGAAAGAAGAAGGCCATTATCTCCATCATGGCATTGACAGCTAA
- a CDS encoding queuine/other tRNA-ribosyltransferase, which translates to MRVNILAGEKMTSIKRMNPDKLSYLIPWWSDYVDSNYNFRTDEPTDGRKVTAHEIYDKPPYDGILASKTKIESNKKNMRRIMKQGIHDYLNFSGPVFGDCGAYGYIDEAEPPYSPTKIADYYHDIGFDYGVSVDHLIVKSVESEKEKRFEITLENAEKFLQRHQEKGYEYVPVGAAQGWDTVSYREAAEELIDMGYDHIAIGGLTRSPTTTVLDMLNSVHGVLERYDQDISVHLFGVARLKAIQKLIRLGVTSFDSASYLRRAWLGAGSNYMMPGDRGYAAIRIPQSDRSPSARKILETGQVDIDTLREIDRGCMNLMRKYDRGEADIDEVMDAILWYDSMLGDDRDHEEHYLKTLKDKPWKECQCAICQNIGVEVIIFRGNNRNRRRGFHNTRVFYNELQRILSQEKKKSGQTFLDEY; encoded by the coding sequence ATGCGCGTTAACATCCTAGCTGGTGAAAAAATGACATCGATTAAGCGCATGAATCCGGATAAGCTAAGCTACCTCATTCCTTGGTGGAGCGATTATGTTGACTCTAACTATAACTTCAGAACAGACGAACCAACAGACGGGCGAAAAGTGACGGCCCATGAAATCTATGATAAACCACCCTATGACGGAATCTTAGCATCAAAGACAAAAATTGAGAGCAACAAGAAGAACATGCGCAGAATAATGAAACAGGGCATACACGATTACTTGAATTTCAGCGGTCCTGTTTTTGGGGACTGTGGTGCATATGGATACATCGACGAGGCAGAACCGCCATATTCACCTACAAAGATAGCTGATTACTATCACGACATCGGGTTCGATTACGGTGTCAGTGTAGACCACCTGATTGTAAAGAGCGTAGAAAGCGAAAAGGAAAAACGATTCGAGATTACGCTCGAGAACGCCGAAAAATTCCTTCAGAGACACCAAGAAAAGGGATATGAATATGTCCCTGTTGGTGCCGCTCAGGGGTGGGATACCGTTTCATATCGAGAAGCAGCTGAAGAACTCATTGACATGGGATACGATCACATCGCAATAGGAGGGCTAACACGGTCGCCCACCACAACAGTTCTTGATATGTTGAATTCGGTTCACGGCGTCCTTGAGAGGTATGATCAAGATATCTCCGTCCATCTTTTTGGTGTAGCACGTCTCAAAGCCATACAAAAACTAATACGATTAGGAGTGACTTCCTTTGATTCTGCATCATATCTGCGTCGTGCCTGGTTAGGAGCAGGAAGCAATTACATGATGCCCGGAGACAGAGGTTATGCTGCTATTCGCATACCCCAATCCGATCGTAGTCCTTCAGCACGGAAAATTTTGGAAACCGGCCAAGTCGATATTGACACACTTAGAGAAATTGACAGAGGGTGTATGAACCTGATGAGAAAATACGATCGGGGAGAAGCTGATATCGATGAAGTAATGGACGCTATTCTTTGGTATGATTCTATGCTTGGAGATGATAGAGACCACGAAGAACACTACCTGAAAACACTGAAGGATAAGCCGTGGAAAGAATGTCAATGCGCAATATGCCAGAATATCGGTGTGGAGGTTATCATCTTTCGTGGCAATAATAGAAACAGGCGAAGGGGATTCCACAATACGAGGGTTTTCTATAACGAGCTCCAACGAATTCTTTCGCAGGAGAAAAAGAAGAGCGGGCAGACTTTCCTCGACGAGTATTAA
- a CDS encoding V-type ATP synthase subunit B: MTKKTSIVYRTVVDISGPLLVVENTHNVAYNEVVKIRSPDGEILTGTVLETGRGKAVVQVFEGTTGLDTDRTSVRFIGETLKIPVSTDILGRVLDGSGDTLDDGPPLTAEEERDIYSSAINPYARQYPRQPIQTGLSVIDGLNTLIRGQKLPIFSGSGLPHNRIAAQIVRQAKITEEEGNFAIVFAAMGITATEAQYFINTFEETGALEHTALFLNLANDPAIERMITPRTALTAAEYLAYEADMHVLVILTDMTNYAEALREISAARNEVPGRRGYPGYLYTDLSLIYERAGRIKGRKGTITQMPILSMPQDDMTHPIPDLTGYITEGQMIVGRPLHRRGIYPPIDPGPSLSRLMKEGIGEGMTRFDHKEVQAQLYYAYSEGTDLRDLVAVVGEEALTERDQKYLNFADDFEENFINQGETEDRTFEETLDLGWNLLSAFPERELKRCDPDTIEWAKERGVYEPI; encoded by the coding sequence ATGACTAAGAAGACATCAATCGTATATCGGACTGTTGTAGACATAAGCGGCCCACTGCTAGTTGTAGAGAACACTCACAATGTTGCCTATAATGAAGTAGTGAAAATACGCTCGCCCGATGGAGAGATTCTGACTGGAACAGTATTGGAGACTGGAAGAGGTAAGGCTGTAGTACAGGTCTTTGAAGGCACAACTGGACTTGATACGGATAGAACCTCGGTACGTTTCATTGGTGAAACACTCAAGATTCCTGTATCAACTGACATCCTCGGTCGTGTTTTGGATGGCTCTGGAGATACTCTGGATGACGGCCCACCGTTAACCGCGGAAGAAGAACGGGACATCTATAGTTCTGCAATCAATCCATACGCCCGACAGTACCCTCGGCAACCAATCCAGACTGGTCTTTCTGTGATTGATGGTCTAAATACATTGATACGTGGCCAGAAACTCCCTATTTTCTCGGGTTCAGGCCTTCCACATAATCGAATCGCTGCACAGATTGTTAGACAAGCAAAGATTACTGAAGAAGAAGGGAATTTCGCTATAGTATTCGCTGCGATGGGGATTACTGCTACAGAGGCACAATATTTCATTAATACATTTGAAGAAACCGGGGCGCTAGAGCATACAGCTCTGTTCTTGAACCTGGCAAATGATCCAGCAATTGAACGGATGATTACTCCTCGGACTGCGCTTACTGCGGCTGAGTATCTTGCTTATGAGGCTGATATGCATGTTCTTGTGATACTTACTGATATGACAAACTACGCAGAAGCCCTACGAGAGATAAGTGCCGCAAGAAATGAAGTCCCTGGAAGACGGGGCTATCCTGGTTACCTTTACACAGACTTGAGCCTGATCTATGAGCGCGCAGGGAGAATCAAAGGTCGAAAAGGAACAATAACTCAAATGCCTATACTATCAATGCCTCAAGACGACATGACACATCCTATCCCTGACTTGACCGGGTACATAACTGAGGGACAGATGATTGTGGGAAGACCACTCCATCGTAGGGGTATCTACCCTCCCATTGATCCGGGTCCTTCATTGAGTAGGCTAATGAAAGAAGGAATTGGTGAGGGTATGACACGTTTCGACCACAAGGAGGTACAGGCTCAGCTGTACTATGCATACTCAGAGGGTACAGATTTACGTGATCTTGTTGCGGTTGTAGGTGAAGAAGCACTTACGGAACGTGATCAGAAATACCTGAATTTTGCGGATGACTTTGAAGAGAATTTCATCAACCAGGGAGAAACCGAAGATAGAACATTTGAAGAGACCTTGGACCTTGGATGGAATCTACTCAGTGCATTTCCTGAACGAGAATTGAAACGATGTGATCCTGATACCATTGAGTGGGCCAAGGAGCGCGGCGTGTACGAACCAATTTAG
- a CDS encoding uracil-DNA glycosylase: MMSVKKKIAKLHETIRSCTKCPLHKGRKNAVPGEGSIDTRLAFIGEAPGKREDETGRPFVGRSGKLLTDLIENRLPCSRKDVFITSVIKCRPPNNRTPKNEEIETCVPYLEEQLNLIKPDIVVLLGGVAISTLLGYTTVSSVHGTFCDDTNHRYFMTYHPAAALRFSKYKRLIEEDFDQLATELM; this comes from the coding sequence ATGATGTCTGTTAAGAAAAAAATAGCAAAACTACATGAAACCATACGGTCATGTACAAAGTGCCCTCTTCACAAGGGCCGCAAGAATGCAGTCCCGGGAGAGGGAAGCATAGATACGAGGCTCGCTTTCATAGGTGAAGCACCAGGAAAACGAGAAGATGAAACGGGAAGACCCTTTGTCGGGCGGTCCGGGAAGCTTCTAACAGACCTTATAGAAAATCGACTCCCCTGTAGCCGAAAAGATGTTTTCATAACCTCTGTGATAAAATGTCGCCCTCCTAATAATCGCACACCAAAGAACGAAGAAATTGAGACCTGTGTTCCATATCTTGAAGAACAGTTGAATCTGATTAAGCCCGATATTGTTGTCTTACTTGGGGGCGTTGCAATTTCCACTTTGCTTGGTTACACAACAGTATCCAGTGTTCATGGTACGTTCTGCGATGATACGAACCATCGGTATTTCATGACTTATCATCCTGCTGCAGCTTTGCGTTTCTCCAAATATAAAAGGCTAATAGAAGAGGATTTTGACCAGCTGGCAACTGAACTGATGTAG
- a CDS encoding V-type ATP synthase subunit A, with the protein MTRSTGQIESISGPVVTCSGIPSVRMYEVVRVGEEELVGEVIEVGEKDFTVQVYEETSGVSPGEPVAPTGDTLSVELGPGLLGSIYDGIQRPLPELRKASGDFISRGLTVPSLDREKEWDFKPAVEVGDAVVEGDVLGEVPENEIITSKILVPAGKGGTVTKIVPEGKYTVVDSICEIEDKKGEIHEIIMMQRAPVRRRRPFKERVELDTPLVTGQRVIDTFMPQAKGGTGAIPGGFGTGKTVTLHQFAKWADAQVVVYVGCGERGNEMTEALEDWPELEDPQTGRPLMERTVLIANTSNMPVAAREASIYVGVTIAEYFRDQGYDVALMADSTSRWAEALREISGRLGQLPSEEGYPAYLGSRLAQFYERGGKVEVLGSEERVGSVTICGAVSPPGGDFSEPVTQATLRIVKVFWALDKDLAARRFFPAINTLQSYSLYKGNLKDWYKNNLGEDWPKLEKEAMAILQKDQELREIVQLVGPDALPESERAVLESATILKEDFLTQSALHEIDTYCPLEKTYRMLRIIIEFSKNMSKAVKLGVSVRRVLEFSVLDNIARMKLAPWDSYNDVMDSIEEKMEQEFKTLFREFSESATVMSDFA; encoded by the coding sequence CTGACAAGAAGCACTGGACAAATCGAATCAATTTCCGGACCTGTTGTCACATGCAGTGGCATTCCCTCTGTCCGTATGTATGAAGTTGTACGTGTGGGAGAGGAAGAGCTGGTTGGAGAAGTAATAGAGGTTGGCGAAAAGGACTTCACTGTACAGGTTTACGAGGAGACAAGCGGAGTATCACCTGGCGAACCGGTTGCACCCACTGGTGACACACTCTCAGTTGAGCTTGGTCCTGGACTTCTCGGCTCCATTTATGACGGTATTCAAAGACCTCTTCCGGAGCTACGAAAAGCCTCAGGAGACTTCATATCCCGAGGGTTAACGGTACCAAGTCTGGACAGAGAGAAGGAATGGGACTTCAAACCCGCTGTCGAGGTGGGTGATGCTGTTGTGGAAGGTGATGTTCTTGGTGAAGTACCAGAGAATGAAATTATCACTTCCAAGATTTTGGTTCCTGCAGGAAAAGGCGGAACGGTGACGAAAATTGTACCTGAAGGAAAATACACAGTTGTAGATTCTATTTGTGAGATAGAGGATAAAAAAGGCGAAATACATGAGATTATCATGATGCAACGTGCCCCAGTTAGACGAAGGCGCCCCTTTAAAGAACGCGTCGAACTCGATACCCCTCTTGTAACGGGACAGAGAGTAATTGACACATTTATGCCTCAAGCGAAAGGGGGGACGGGGGCCATTCCTGGTGGTTTTGGCACCGGAAAAACAGTGACTCTACATCAGTTTGCAAAATGGGCAGATGCTCAGGTGGTTGTCTATGTTGGTTGTGGTGAACGTGGAAATGAAATGACTGAAGCGTTGGAGGATTGGCCTGAACTTGAAGATCCACAAACCGGTCGGCCTTTGATGGAACGTACGGTACTCATAGCTAATACATCAAATATGCCCGTTGCCGCACGTGAAGCATCTATCTACGTGGGTGTTACAATAGCGGAGTATTTCCGGGACCAAGGGTACGATGTTGCCCTCATGGCTGACTCTACTTCCCGATGGGCCGAAGCTCTTCGTGAGATTTCCGGACGATTGGGACAACTGCCTTCTGAAGAAGGTTATCCGGCTTATCTGGGTTCTCGATTGGCCCAATTCTATGAGCGAGGAGGAAAAGTCGAAGTTCTAGGTTCTGAGGAACGAGTAGGTTCCGTTACTATATGTGGGGCTGTATCCCCACCTGGTGGCGATTTCTCCGAGCCCGTAACACAGGCCACACTGAGAATCGTTAAAGTATTCTGGGCACTTGATAAGGATCTTGCCGCACGACGATTCTTCCCCGCTATCAACACATTGCAAAGTTATTCCCTTTACAAGGGAAATCTCAAAGACTGGTACAAGAACAATCTTGGAGAGGATTGGCCAAAGCTGGAAAAGGAAGCGATGGCGATTCTTCAGAAAGACCAAGAGCTTCGTGAAATTGTACAGCTGGTCGGCCCTGATGCTTTACCCGAGTCCGAACGAGCCGTACTTGAATCAGCTACAATCCTTAAAGAGGACTTCCTAACGCAAAGTGCCCTTCATGAAATAGACACATATTGTCCCCTTGAGAAAACATACAGAATGCTCAGGATTATTATTGAATTCTCCAAGAATATGTCAAAAGCAGTCAAGCTTGGAGTAAGCGTACGGAGAGTATTGGAGTTCAGCGTGCTTGACAATATTGCACGAATGAAACTGGCTCCCTGGGATAGCTATAATGACGTTATGGATTCCATTGAAGAGAAGATGGAACAAGAATTCAAGACCCTGTTTAGAGAATTCTCTGAATCGGCTACTGTTATGTCTGACTTTGCCTGA
- a CDS encoding V-type ATP synthase subunit F produces the protein MSSDEISAIGDRDTITGLKMAGVQRCTIPNSPQDTREALREYFRNPSMGLILITEPLASEVEDTIMELSEAPVPVILLIPDRSGATGAYEAMLNELVRKAVGIEVKL, from the coding sequence ATGTCAAGTGATGAGATATCGGCTATTGGTGACCGGGATACAATTACTGGCCTGAAGATGGCCGGAGTCCAACGTTGCACCATCCCCAATTCACCGCAAGATACACGGGAAGCTCTTCGAGAGTATTTTCGCAATCCCAGTATGGGTCTTATTCTGATAACGGAGCCACTTGCCTCGGAAGTTGAAGATACGATAATGGAGCTATCAGAAGCCCCCGTACCAGTTATCCTGCTTATTCCAGATCGCAGTGGAGCTACGGGAGCCTATGAAGCCATGCTCAATGAGCTCGTTCGCAAAGCAGTCGGCATTGAAGTCAAACTCTAA
- a CDS encoding aspartate carbamoyltransferase regulatory subunit, translating into MPKEGSQKIRIVKIAAGTVIDHIAAGHALDVLNILGITGEEDNIMTLAMNITSSRIGRKDIVKLEDRILEDEEVAKIALVAPDATINVIENEEVVKKTRVQLPDRITNVVECPNARCITNKEREPIEPKYQVLSRCPTQLKCLYCWTLIEESDIISQFTERR; encoded by the coding sequence GTGCCTAAAGAAGGAAGCCAGAAAATTCGGATTGTGAAAATTGCTGCTGGCACTGTCATAGATCACATTGCGGCAGGACACGCACTTGATGTACTCAATATCCTTGGCATTACCGGTGAAGAAGATAACATTATGACACTTGCCATGAATATCACCAGCTCACGCATCGGAAGAAAGGATATAGTGAAACTCGAAGACCGTATATTGGAAGATGAAGAGGTTGCGAAGATTGCACTTGTAGCACCAGACGCAACCATTAACGTAATTGAGAATGAAGAAGTTGTGAAAAAAACACGTGTTCAACTTCCTGACAGAATTACCAATGTTGTAGAGTGTCCAAACGCTCGTTGCATTACCAACAAAGAACGAGAACCCATTGAACCCAAGTATCAGGTTCTTTCGCGGTGTCCAACTCAGTTGAAATGCCTATATTGCTGGACTCTTATCGAAGAAAGCGACATCATTTCGCAATTTACGGAGCGGCGATGA
- a CDS encoding signal recognition particle protein, translating to MVLEGLGKSLNSALKKLFGAGVVDEELVKELVKDIQRALLQADVDVNLVMAITKRVEEQALDEDLPRGISRREHIVRVVWDTLAHFLGEKRVPLRIEPGKPNLVMLVGIQGSGKTTTTAKLARYFQKRGIKSGVICADNFRPGAYNQLKQLAEQSNVPFYGDEDEDSAVKLAKRGYKAMKQAGVELILLDTSGRHREETGLIKEMQNISKAVKPQEIILVIDGTLGQQAGSQAAAFNEATDVGSIIVTKLDGSAKGGGALSAVAATDAPIKFIGTGEDLDALEPFKPTKFVGRLLGMSDIKGLIEKVREAQIEVDDDAAMRMMKGQFSLKDMMAQLKQLKKMGPIGKVMEMLGLKYKLPDNVAEIQQENLQNFEVIMNSMTKDELEEPDIIKSSRIERIAQGSGTSKRDVRELLKQHSQMQKMMKKLSKSRRGRRGGIPGMEGLPGL from the coding sequence TTGGTACTAGAAGGTCTTGGAAAATCACTCAACTCTGCATTGAAGAAACTCTTTGGTGCCGGAGTCGTAGATGAAGAGCTAGTGAAAGAGCTCGTCAAGGATATTCAGCGGGCCTTGCTCCAAGCTGACGTAGATGTTAACCTCGTGATGGCAATCACCAAACGAGTTGAGGAACAGGCACTAGATGAAGATCTTCCACGTGGTATCTCCAGGCGCGAGCATATAGTACGTGTGGTCTGGGATACACTCGCTCATTTCCTCGGCGAAAAGCGGGTTCCTCTCAGAATCGAACCCGGGAAGCCCAATCTCGTTATGCTTGTTGGAATACAGGGTTCAGGGAAGACGACAACAACTGCAAAACTAGCCAGATACTTCCAGAAAAGGGGTATCAAATCAGGGGTCATTTGTGCAGATAATTTCCGACCTGGCGCATATAATCAACTCAAGCAATTAGCTGAGCAATCAAATGTCCCATTCTATGGGGACGAAGACGAAGACAGCGCCGTCAAGCTTGCCAAACGAGGCTACAAAGCCATGAAGCAAGCTGGAGTCGAACTTATTCTCTTAGATACCTCAGGACGACATAGGGAAGAAACAGGCCTCATCAAAGAAATGCAGAACATTTCAAAAGCAGTTAAGCCCCAAGAAATCATACTTGTTATCGATGGAACACTTGGACAGCAAGCAGGCTCCCAGGCTGCAGCATTCAATGAAGCAACTGATGTGGGTTCAATTATCGTTACAAAATTGGATGGAAGTGCAAAGGGAGGTGGTGCACTTTCTGCAGTAGCTGCGACAGATGCTCCAATCAAGTTTATTGGCACCGGTGAAGATTTGGACGCACTTGAGCCCTTCAAACCTACTAAATTCGTCGGCCGTCTTCTAGGAATGTCAGACATAAAGGGCCTCATTGAGAAAGTGCGCGAGGCGCAAATCGAAGTTGATGATGACGCTGCTATGAGAATGATGAAGGGGCAATTCTCTCTGAAAGACATGATGGCTCAACTGAAACAGTTGAAGAAAATGGGACCAATAGGGAAGGTCATGGAGATGTTGGGATTGAAATATAAGCTACCAGACAATGTGGCTGAAATTCAGCAAGAGAACCTCCAGAATTTCGAAGTCATTATGAACTCAATGACCAAAGACGAACTAGAAGAACCGGATATCATCAAATCATCCAGAATTGAAAGAATCGCCCAGGGATCAGGTACTAGCAAAAGAGATGTTCGCGAACTCCTAAAGCAACATTCGCAAATGCAGAAAATGATGAAGAAACTAAGCAAATCTCGTCGCGGAAGAAGAGGCGGCATTCCGGGCATGGAAGGACTTCCAGGGCTCTAA